GACATCAATAAGGAGATGACTAATAGTATTACGGAAGCTTCTCACAAGATAGGTATAAATATTTTAGGACTTATCCCATATGATGAGGTAGTGACTGAAGCCCAGATAAGAGAACAATCAGTAATTGAGTATAAGGAAGATAGCGAAGTTGCAAAAGAGATAATTAAAGTAAATAAAAATATCATGAAGGAAATATCCGTTAATGATTAATAAATAAACAATAGATTTATTCCTTTTACTTCTATTATGGAGGATTATCAGCAATGAATTCTATCGGAGACGAATTTATTAGAAAAACTAAATATCATTTTTTAGATTTATCTGACCAGATGAAAGGTATTAATCCGCCTTCTTTACAACTGCCATATCCTGATAATATGGAAATAATTTCTTTACCAGACTTTAATGATACTGAAATTTTGCAGGAAAATGTCAAATCAGTAATTAATTTGAGGGAGAGTATACGTAGTTATAAACAAGTTAACATTAGCTTATCTGAGTTGTCATACCTGTTATGGTGTACTCAGGGTGTAAAAGAAGTCTTTTCTGGTATTGCAACTAAAAGGACAGTGCCTTCTGCAGGAGCAAGGCATGCCCTGGAAACAACTCTCTTAGTAAACAGGGTAGATGGATTAAAACCCGGATTATACAGGTATTTAAGTTTGGAACACCAGTTAGGAGTATTTAAAATAGATAATCATATTAGTGATGAGATTGTAAAGTCAGCTTTTGGTCAGGATTTTATCAAAAATTCAGCTGTTACTTTTATCTGGATGGCAGTAATTTACAGGATGAAATGGCGGTATGGTGAGCGTGCTTACCGATACATTTTTTTAGATGCAGGACATGTGGCTCAAAACTTATACCTTTCTGCTGAATCAATTGGTTGTGGAGTGTGCGCAATTGCAGCTTTTTCTGATGATGAAATGAATCAAATTTTAAATATAGATGGCAAAGAACAGTTTGTGGTATATATGGCAACGGTAGGGAAGAAAAGGCAATAAAATTGAAAGATTTATATTTGTAAGAAGAAAGGAAATATATTTATGAGGAGAAAGGATAAAGAGATTAAAGATATTATTGAAATACTTGAAATAGTAAAGCAGGCAAAATACTGCAGTGTAGCCATGTGCAGAAACAATTTACCCTATATTGTTCCTATGAATTTTGGTTTTTCGGATGAGACTATTTACTTACATTCAGCCAATGTAGGACTTAAAATTGATATTTTAAAGAGCAATCCACAGGTTTGTATAGGAATCGTACAAAATGAGAAAATAAAGAAAATGCCAGATATTTGCGATACGGAAATGAAATATAGCAGTGTGACTATTTTTGGAAAAGCAGAGTTTCTTTCAGACGAGAAAGAGAAGAGAAATGCCCTTAAATGTATTGTAGAACAC
The window above is part of the Atribacterota bacterium genome. Proteins encoded here:
- a CDS encoding SagB/ThcOx family dehydrogenase gives rise to the protein MNSIGDEFIRKTKYHFLDLSDQMKGINPPSLQLPYPDNMEIISLPDFNDTEILQENVKSVINLRESIRSYKQVNISLSELSYLLWCTQGVKEVFSGIATKRTVPSAGARHALETTLLVNRVDGLKPGLYRYLSLEHQLGVFKIDNHISDEIVKSAFGQDFIKNSAVTFIWMAVIYRMKWRYGERAYRYIFLDAGHVAQNLYLSAESIGCGVCAIAAFSDDEMNQILNIDGKEQFVVYMATVGKKRQ
- a CDS encoding pyridoxamine 5'-phosphate oxidase family protein, whose product is MRRKDKEIKDIIEILEIVKQAKYCSVAMCRNNLPYIVPMNFGFSDETIYLHSANVGLKIDILKSNPQVCIGIVQNEKIKKMPDICDTEMKYSSVTIFGKAEFLSDEKEKRNALKCIVEHYEHNTAKSNEIEMNVDMGVLNKLSVVKVQIEKITGKRSV